The following proteins are co-located in the Hemicordylus capensis ecotype Gifberg chromosome 11, rHemCap1.1.pri, whole genome shotgun sequence genome:
- the HMGB3 gene encoding high mobility group protein B3, which produces MAKGDPKKPKGKMSAYAFFVQTCREEHKKKNPEVPVNFAEFSKKCSERWKTMSSKEKGKFDEMAKADKVRYDREMKDYGPAKGGKKKKDPNAPKRPPSGFFLFCSEFRPKIKSTNPGISIGDVAKKLGEMWNNLSDGEKQPYNNKAAKLKEKYEKDVADYKSKGKFDGAKSAAAKAAAAARKKVEEEEEDEDDDEEEEDEEEDDE; this is translated from the exons ATGGCTAAAGGTGACCCGAAGAAGCCGAAAGGCAAGATGTCTGCTTATGCCTTCTTTGTGCAGACTTGCCGTGAGGAACACAAGAAAAAGAACCCAGAAGTTCCTGTCAACTTTGCAGAATTCTCCAagaagtgctcagagaggtggaaG ACCATGTCGAGCAAAGAGAAGGGTAAATTTGATGAGATGGCTAAAGCTGACAAAGTACGGTATGATAGAGAAATGAAGGATTATGGACCAGCTAAGGGtggcaagaagaagaaggacCCCAATGCTCCCAAACGGCCACC GTCTGGATTCTTCCTCTTCTGCTCAGAGTTCCGTCCCAAGATAAAGTCCaccaatcctggcatctccattgGAGATGTGGCAAAAAAACTGGGTGAAATGTGGAACAACCTCAGTGATGGGGAGAAGCAGCCTTATAACAACAAGGCTGCGAAACTGAAGGAGAAATATGAGAAG GATGTTGCAGACTACAAGTCTAAAGGCAAGTTTGACGGCGCAAAGAGTGCAGCAGCTAAGGCGGCTGCTGCAGCTCGGAAaaaggtagaggaggaggaggaggacgaggacgacgatgaggaggaggaagatgaagaggAGGATGATGAATGA